A region of the Stutzerimonas stutzeri genome:
CGCGTCCCGATTCACGCGAGCGACTGGTGGGCTGGAGCCAGACGCTGGGGCTTTCCGAACGCACCCTGAGCCGGCTGTTCATGCGCGAAACCGGGCTGACCTTCCGCGCCTGGCGGCAACGCCTGCGCCTGCTCAGCGCCTTGCCGGCATTGGAGCGCGGCGAGCGCGTTACTGACGTGGCGCTGGGCTGCGGTTACGAATCACTTTCAGCTTTTATTGCGGCCTTCCGCGAACAGTTTGGCGCAACGCCGGGCGAGTTCTTCCGCTCGGGCTCGCCAGGCATGGACAATTCATAGGGGCGGCCAAAGCGAACCACCATTCACCACCACGTCAGGAGACCCGATGAGCATCCGTACCTACCAGAACCACACTCCAAGGCTCGGCCAGCGCGTATTCGTCGATCCCAGCGCCGTTCTGATTGGAGATATCGAGATTGGCGAAGACAGCTCGGTCTGGCCGCTCACCGTGATCCGCGGCGACATGCACCGCATCCGCATCGGTGCGCGCAGCAGCATCCAGGATGGCAGCGTCCTGCACATTACCCACGCCGGCCCTTACAACCCCGATGGCTTTCCGCTGACCATCGGCGACGAAGTCACCGTCGGGCACAAGGTCACCCTGCACGGCTGCACCCTGGGCAGCCGTATTTTGGTCGGCATGGGCTCGATCGTGATGGATGGCGTGGTGGTCGAGGACGAGGTGATCATCGGCGCCGGCAGCCTAGTGCCGCCGGGCAAGACGTTGGAAAGCGGCTACCTCTACGTTGGCAGCCCGGTGAAGCAGGCGCGCCCGCTGACTGACAAGGAGCGCAGCTTCTTCAGTTACACCGCCGGCAACTACGTGAAGCTCAAGGATCAGCACATCGCCGAGCGCGGCTGATCCCGCTCACTGGGCGAACAGCTGGCCGATGTCCTTGAACGCCTTGAACTCCAGCGCGTTGCCGCAGGGGTCGAGCAGGAACATCGTGGCCTGCTCGCCGACCTGACCCTGGAAGCGCACATAGGGCTCGATGACGAAACGCGTACTGCGCGCCTTCAGCCGTTCGGCCAGCACCTCCCAGGTCTCCCAGCCGAGCACCACGCCGAAATGCGGCACCGGCACGTCATGGCCGTCCACCGGGTTGCTGTGTGCCGCTTCCTGATGCGCCATCTTCGGTGCTTCGTGGATCACCAGCTGATGGCCGAAGAAATCGAAATCCACCCAATGCTCGCTGCTGCGCCCCTCAGGGCAACCGAACAGCTCGCCATAGAAAGCGCGGGCTGCGGCGAGGTCGTATACGGGAATCGCGAGGTGGAAAGGCGATAGCGTCATGACTTGTACTCCGGGATGAAGGACGCATCGAGTGTAGAGCGTTTCCAAAGGCGCGGCCTGGTAGCGCCATCGGTGGGCTGAAGCCCACCCTACAAGGCCGCTAACCCGCGAGGCTAGGCGATCCATCGGGACCCGTAGGGTGGGCTTTAGCCCACCAGGCATACCCCGAATCCCTCATCCCAGATCGGGCGCCACAGGCCCTTGTCGCGGGGGCATACTCTATTTTGTGATGCGCCATCGGTGGGCTGAAGCCCACCCTACAAGGCCGCTGACCCGCGAGGCTCTAGGCGATGCATCGGGACCCGTAGGGTGGGCTTTAGCCCACCAGCACAGCACCAGTCTCAGTTTCGCTCGCCAGCAAGCATGCCCCGTCGATCTGTGTGGTCGCCTCCCCAGTCCACTGGCAACAGGCCCTCGCAAACGAAATGGTGAAAGCTAGAATGCGGCCATTGCGCCACGCTGGTGCAAAAGCCGTGTTTGACGGGGTTGTAGTGCAGGTAATCGACATGCCCTTGCAGGTCCACCTCGTCGCGGATCTGGTGCTCCCAATAACGCCTTTGCCAGATGCCTTTTTCGCGCTTGCGCGACTGGCTCGGCCGTGGAGTGCTGCTTGGCAATTGGCGGGAGAATTGGCTTTTGATCAGGCTCCAGCGCCCGGCGTAATCGATGTCGCCGTCCGGCAGTGTCCAGATCGCATGCAAGTGGTCCGGAAGCACGCAAATGGCGACGGTACGAAACGGCCGTCGCACCTGCGCCTCGCGATAAACAGCGCGCAATCGGTCGATCTCATCGACCAGCAGGCTCGAGCGCCTATCGGCCAACGTCACGGTAAAAAACCAGGTACCACCTGCCGCCCGGCTGCGTCGATAGTTGGGCATAAGGCCTCCTTGCCTTGTTGTAACGGTCACATACGAAACCGTACCGAATTGCGCTTACGTGGTAAGTGGCGGATTTCACCTGTTGCGAGTTTTTAGCGGTGGGCTGAAGCCCACCCTACAGTGCTGCGCCGACCGTAGGGTGGGCTTTAGCCCACCATTAATGCCGGTCACCGCGGGTTGGCTTGCCTTCAGCCGGCCAGCACCGAATCCACCAGCGCCTTGGCCTCGGCCTGGATGCGCGCCAGGTGCGCTTCGCCTTCGAAGCTCTCGGCGTAGATCTTGTAGACGTCCTCGGTGCCGGATGGCCGTGCGGCGAACCAGCCGTTCGCCGTTTCCACCTTCAGCCCGCCGATGGCGGCACCGTTGCCCGGTGCCTCGGTGAGGATGCGGGTGATCGGCTGGCCGGCCAGCTCCTTCGCCGAGACCTGCGAAGCGGACAGCTTGCTCAGGCGCGCCTTCTGCTCGCGATTGGCCGCGGCGTCGATGCGCTGGTACACCGGCGCGCCGAAGCGGTCGGTCAGCGCCTTGTAGCGCTCGCTCGGGTCCTTGCCTGTAACCGCCGTGATCTCCGCGGCGAGCAGGCCGAGGATCAGGCCGTCCTTGTCGGTGGACCAGGCGCCGCCCTGCTTGTCGAGGAACGAAGCGCCGGCCGACTCCTCGCCGCCGAAGCCCAGGCTGCCGTCCATGAGGCCGTCGACGAACCACTTGAAGCCCACCGGTACCTCCACCAGGCGGCGGTCGATGCCGGCGGCGACGCGGTCGATCATCGAGGAGGACACCAGCGTTTTGCCGATGCCGGCCTCGGCGCTCCAGCCCGGACGATGGGTGAACAGGTATTCGATGGCCACCGCTAGGTAATGGTTGGGGTTCATCAGTCCGCCGGAGCGGGTGACGATGCCGTGGCGGTCGTGGTCGGTGTCGCAGGCGAAGGCCACGTCGAAGCGGTCCTTGTTCTCGATCAGTCCGGCCATGGCATGCGGCGAGCTGCAGTCCATGCGGATCTTGCCGTCCCAGTCCAGACGCATGAAGCGGAAGGTTGGGTCGACCACCGTAGACAGCACCTCCAGCGGCAGGCCGAAGCGTTCGGCGATGCGCGGCCAGTAGTGCACACCGGCGCCGCCCAGCGGGTCGACGGCGAACTTCAGGCCCGAGCCGCGGATGGCGTCGAGGTCGATCACCCGCTCCAGCCCGCCGACATAGGCGTCGATGAAATCGAAGCGCTGGGTGGTCGAGGCCTTCAGCGCCTGGCGGTAATCCATGCGCTTGACGCCATCGAGCCCGGCGACCAGCAGTGCGTTGGCGCGCTCCTGAATCCACTTAGTCACGCCGGTGTCGGCCGGGCCGCCATTGGTGGGGTTGTACTTGAAGCCGCCATCGCCCGGCGGATTGTGCGACGGCGTGATGACGATGCCATCGGCCAGCCCGCTGGTGCGGCCGCGGTTGTAGCTGAGGATCGCGTTGGAGATCGCCGGGGTTGGCGTGTAGCCCGGCTCGCCGCTGGTTTCCGGGCAGCCGGCGTCGATGCGCGTCTCGATGCCGTTGGCCGCCAGCACTTCCAGCGCCGAGATGAATGCCGGCTCGGACAGGGCGTGGGTATCCATGCCCATGAACAGCGGGCCGTCGATGCCTTCCTGGCGGCGGTAATCGCAGATCGCCTGGGTGGTGGCGAGGATGTGCCACTCGTTGAAGCTGCCCTTGAGCGAGGAGCCGCGATGCCCAGACGTGCCGAACGCCACCTGCTGCACCGGGTCGGACGGGTCCGGTCGGTCGCTGTAGTAGCGCGCCACCAGGCGCGGCAGGTGGGTCAGGGTGTGCGGGTCGGGCAGGCGTCCTGCGTTGGCGGCGATACTCATCGGTCAGTCCTGTGCGAGAAGGCGGTACGCCGGCCCAGCCGGGCGCGGCGCGAAGCGAATGAAACGCCAGTCGGCGCCATTTATCCAGAGCTTCGACCGCTTCAGCGGCGGCGGTTCCATGGATGGCTTTTTCTACCCTGCGACGTTTTACCCTAGGGCACTCGTCGCCGCGCCGGAACCTCCTCTTCGCCACCCTTTCCACTGCTTAGCGGCCCGCGTCCGCGAGCCCCTCACCAGGAGGTTGACACATGAACGTCGACGAACGAATTCGCCAGCGCGCGTATGAGATCTGGGAAGCAGAAGGCCACCCGGAAGGGCGGGAAGCTGAGCACTGGCAACAGGCCCGAGACGAAATGGAACCCTCCGACAAGGAAGGCGATGCCCAGGCCGGCAGCGTAGAAAGCAGCGTGGCCATGCCCAAGTCGGACAGCACGCATTAAAAGTTACAGGCAGGGCGACGAAGGCGCATGACGCGTCGTCCCGCCCGAATCTGCTGCCACGTTCTCACCCTTCCTATTCCCTTGCCGGGCGCACTGGAGCCCGCCAGTGCTCGCTGTTAGAGTGCCGCCGCTTGCCAACCACCGGCTGACAGGACGTCTGCCCAGCCGCCGCACAGGATGCTTCAATGAAAAAGCTCGCACTCGCCGTTGCCGTACCTCTGGCCATTTTCGGGGCCGCCACCTTCTACACCAGCACCCAGGTCGAATCGACCGCCCGCGATGCCGTCGACCAGGCCAACCTCAAACTGCGCGAGATGGGCATCGGCGCGGGTGCCGACACCAGCATCACGCTGCTCAGCTTCGAGCGCGGCCTGCTGTCCAGCGCTGCGCGCTACCAGGTCGACATCAACGTGCCGGATGACGAAGGCAACGACCGCCAGTACACGCTGCTGTTTAACGATCACCTCGAACATGGCCCGTTTCCCATTTCGCGCCTGGCTCGCGGCCAACTGATGCCGGTCGCCGCGCAGAGCCGCTTCGAGCTTGAACGCACACCGCTGACGCAGAAGCTGTTCGATGCCGCCGCTGGTGAGACGCCGCTGGTGGGTGACGTCACCATTGGCTACGACGGCGGCCAGTCCGGCGACGTGCGTACGGCAGCGTTCAACATCGAGGATGAAGACGGCACAGTCCGCATCGCGGCCGGCGCGGTCAACTTCGAGGCGGATAAGGATGCCACTGCCGTACGCATGGACGGCCAGGTGCCGGAAATTGATTTCGACCTGCAACGCGACGGCAGGCCAGTGCGCACGAAACTGAGCGGCATCGGCCTGACCGCCGACAAGCATGACTATGCCAATGGCATCGGCTTTGGGCCCTCCGCACTCACCCTCGAACGTATGGAAATTCGCATTGGCGACGATCCGGCCGTGGTCATCCAGAACGCCTCCGTCGACGAAGTGCTGAGCCGCGGCAGCCGTGGTCTTGACCAGTCCATCGCCTACCGCATCGGCGAGGTCAGCGCCAAAGGCCAGACGTTCCGCAACCTTGCCCTCGCTTTCAGCCTGCGCAACCTCGAGGAAAGCAGCCTCAACGCGCTGGTCGCGAGCTACAAGGAAATCCTCGACAGCAGCGCCACCCCGCAGGAATCCTTCGCCGGCATGACCGACGCCCAGCAGCAGGAACTGCAGGCGCATGCCTTGGCGCTGCTCGAACACAAACCCACCCTGGCCCTCGATGAGTTCGGCTTCGAAACCGCCCACGGCGTCGCCAGCCTGTCCGTCGTGCTCGACCTGCAGTCCCCGAGCGCAGAGGCTTTCACTCCGGATGCGATGATCACCAGCATGCTCGCTTCGCTCAAAGCCGAAGCCGCTGTCGACAAGGGCCTGGTGCGTGACATTGCCGGGCTGGTTGCGCAGAACGACTTGCGCGACGGTCAGCTCGACCCGGCGGCACTGCAGCAGGAAACCGAAGCCGCCACCGAGCTGTTCAGCGGCATGGCGCTGAACACCGGTTGGTCCCGCCTGAAAGGTGAGCGACTGGTCAGCTCGCTGCATTACGCCGACAACCGGGTGACCTTCAACGGCCGCGAAATGAGCGTGCAGGAGTTCGTCGGCTTCGCCTTCGGCTCGGTGCAGAACGTCGGTCTGCTCGGGCAGTAAGCGCCCAGCCTGCGGATGCGTTCGCAGTGACAGAAAACTCCGCGGCCCTGTTCAGCACCTTGCTGGGCAGGGCCGTGTCGCTTTAGGGCATTTGCGCCGTTCCGATCACCCGTCACCTCCCCGACACCTCCCTGCCCTCGCCCTGCCCCGAGCCGGCTGCGCAACCGCTGACCTGATCTCCCTGCGGCCGCAACCTGCATCTACCCGCGCCCGCACGCCTGGGCGGATCGCCCATCGCCTCACGCTATTCCGATATTCTCCTGCGCTCCGTCCGGTTGCTGGAACCATCGTCGCCCTTGCCGCCTCTGCTGAATATGACCAATGCGCAAGGCCGAGTCGGGACATAGCCGATTCCGCTCTGACGCACCGAGAGAACGCACGCCCATTCACACTATTAAACCTCTGGCAGATGGAAGCGCCCGGCCGAGGTTTCATTCAAGGGTTTCGCTAGTCCGATGACGCAGACGCTCAACTATCAGGCGATATTCGAAGCCGTCCCCAACCTGCATCTGATCCTCGCGCCTGATCAGGATTTCACCATCCTCGCTGCAAGCGACGCGCAACTGCGCGCCACCCACACGCGCAGGGAAGAAAGCGTGGGCCGGCCGGTATTCGACGTGTTCCGCAAGAATCCGGACGATCCAACCGAGTTCGGCACCGGTGTACTGCGCGACTCGCTTGAGCGTGTGCTGCGCAGCCGCGCGCCGGATCGCATGGCGATCACCCGCTACGACATCCCCCGGCCCGCAGCGCTGGGCGGCGGTTTCGAGCTGCGCTACTGGCGGCCGCTGAATGTTCCGGTGCTCGATCAGCGGGGTGAGGTGCTCTACATCATCCACCAGGTCGAAGACGTGACCGAGGAGGTCCAGCGGGAGCACAGCGACAGTCTCAGCCACTTCGAGGAGCGTTTTCGCGCTGCGTTGCTCGCTTCCGGCATCGGCACCTTCACCTGGTTTCTCAGTGATGGCAGCCTCAGCCTGGACAGCTCGCTGGAGCAGATCTTCCATCTGCCACTTGGGCAGCAGGTCACCAGCGTCGATGGCTTCGTCCAGCAGGTCCATCCCGATGACCGTGCACATGTGCGCCTGGCCTTCGACCATTACGCCAAGGGCGATGACTTCACCGCGGAGTTTCGCCTGGTGAATGCCGGTGCGGAATGCTGGCTGGCCTGCAAGGCCAAGGCCTTTCGCGATGCCAACGGCACGCTCGCCTATGTCGCCGGCGCCTGCACCGACATCAGTGCACGCAGGTATGCCGAAGACGCGCTGCGCGTCAGCGAGAACAGCCTGCGCCAGCTCAACGAGACCCTCGAGGCGCGGGTGGCCACCGAGGTCACCGAGCGCAGCCGCGCCGAAGAAGCCCTGCGCCAGGCGCAGAAGATGGAGGCCGTCGGCCAGCTCACCGGCGGTATCGCCCACGACTTCAACAACCTGCTGACCGGCATCATCGGCAGCCTCGACCTGATGCAGCGACGCCATCAGCGCAACGAGCCGCTGGAGCTGGAGCGCTATATCGGCGCCGCCGTGACGTCCGCCCAGCGCGCCGCCGCGCTGACCCAGCGGCTGCTGGCCTTCTCGCGGCAGCAGGCGCTCGACCTCAGGGCGGTCGACGTCAACCAGCTGGTGGCCTCGCTGGAGGATCTGCTGCATCGCACTACGGGTGAAAACATCACCATCGAGACGCGCCTCAGCGGCGGGTTGCTGCCGGCCTGCATGGATGTGAATCAGCTCGAGACCGCGCTGATCAACCTCGTCATCAATGCGCGAGATGCCATGCCCTACGGCGGCCGGATCACACTTTCGACCGCCAGCTTCACCATGGGCAAGTCACCCGATTCAAATAAAAGCGGCATGGCCGCGGGTGAGTATGTGCTGCTCAGCGTCGTCGACACCGGCACCGGCATGGCGCCGAATGTCATGGCGCGAGCCTTCGAGCCGTTCTTCACCACCAAGCCGATCGGCCAGGGCACCGGACTGGGGCTGTCGATGGTCTATGGCTACATCAAGCAGTCCAAGGGCTACATCCAGATCGAATCCGAGCCGGATATCGGCACGCGGGTGCACCTCTACCTGCCGGTGCATCAGGGCGAAGTCACCGCCCTCGCCCACGAACCCGAACGCACGCCCACAGGCGCCGGCGAAACCATCCTGGTGGTCGAGGATGAGCCGGTGGTACGCGCGCTGGTGGTCGAAGTGCTGAACGAGCTGGGCTATGAAACGCTGGAAGCCGGCGAAGCCAGCGAAGCGCTCCGTATCACCGAGAGCGGGCAGCGCATCGACCTGCTGATCTCCGACGTCGGCCTGCCCGGCATGAACGGCCGGCAACTGGCCGACATCGCCCGCCAGCAACGCCCCGGCCTGAAAGTGCTGTTCGCCACCGGCTATGCCGAGAGCTTCGCCGCCAACGATTTTCTCGGCCCGGACATGGCGGTGATCACCAAGCCCTTCGCCATCGATGTCTTCGCCACCAAGGTCGGCGAGATTCTCGGCAACGGCTGAGGCATGGCCGGCTACGCGCCCAGGCGCTCGCTGAGAAAGTCGATAAAGCAGGCGATACGCGAGGCCAGCGCCGTGTTGCGGTAATACACCGCGTTGATTGGCTGGCGCACGTCGACGCGCTGAGCGGCCAGCACCTCCATCAGATCGCCGCGCTGGCGATCCCTGTCAGTCATGAAATCGGACAGGCACACCAGCCCCTCGCCGGCCAGCGCCAGCTCACGCACCGTATCACCGCTGGAGGCACGCAGCGCCGGGGTGATCCGCCAGCTTTCACCGAGCGCGTGGCGCAGCGGCCAGTCGTTGAGCCGGTCCGGTTCGGTAAAGCCGATCAGGCTGTGATCCGCCAGGTCCTCGACCTGCAGCGGCACGCCATGCGGCTGCAGATAGGCCGGGCTCGCCAGCACCCGGCGCATGGTGTGACACAGCGGCCGCGCATGCAGGCTGGAATCCGGCAGCGGGCCGATACGGATGGCCAGATCGATGCGCCGCTCCAGCAGGTCGATGATGCGGTCGTCGCTGTGCAGCTCCAGCTCGATCAGCGGATAGCGTGCCCGAAAGTCACCAATCAGCGGCGCGAGCACATGCAGCATGAACGGCGACGCGGTATTGACTCGCAAGCGCCCGGCCGGCGCCTGCCGCCGCAGCGCCATCTGCTCCTCGGCCTCCTCCACGCTGGCCAGAATGCGCCGCGCCTGCGCCAGGAACACCTCGCCCTCCTCGGTCAGCTCGAGGCGCCGTGTGGTGCGGCGCAAAAGCGTCACCGCCAGCTTGTCCTCCAGCCGACTCAACGCCCGGCTGACGCCCGAAGCGGTCTGGTCCAGCTGCACGGCCGCGGCGCTGATCGAGCCGCTGTCGACCACGCTGACAAAGGCGAGCATTTCGTCGAGGTTGGTTTTCATTATTGAATCGCATCAAAGGTGGGTGCGCGCCCACGAAAGCAGGTGCACGCCGGACCGGTGGGAGGCGCGCCCTCGCGGCGATTGCAGGCCGCAGGCCTGCCCGAATCAGCCGCGCTGCTCTTCGGCGGATACGGTGGTGTTGCGCATGAGTCTGGCGGGGAAGCCGCAAATCATCAACCGGACGCGCACAGCCGCGCTGCCAACCGGCGACGCTGCGCGGCACGCTCAGACGCCGCTTTCGCCTGCCTCTGGCACGTGCACCCCGGCCAGCGTGGAACGGCTGTCGCCTGCGCCATCGGTGATCACGCTGAAACTGCCATCGGTCTCCAGCACCACCGCCTCGATGCCATCCAGCGCGGCCAGCCCCTGACTGCGCGCGGCGGCCCGCACCTCGTCCTCGGTCACCCGCGCCACGCGCATGGCATCGCCGAGAAAACGCCCGCGAAAGAACAGCAGCGCCGGCTCGCCCGTCACCGTACGCCGCACCCACGCTACCCGCACGCTGGACCAGGTGACCACATACTGCAGCCCGATCAACAAGGCGAACGCCAGCACCCCCTCGGCCAGCGACACATCGCGATTGAGCAGAATCGTCGCGAAGGTCGAACCCAGCGCCACCGTCACCACCAGATCGAACGCATTCATCTTCGACAACGTCCGCCGCCCCGACAGGCGCAACAGCAGCACCAGACTGATATAGGCCAGCACGCCCACCACCAGCGTGCGTATCAACGTCGTTCCGCTACTGAAAAACATGCCTTCCACGATCACCTCCGCAACTGAGCCATGCAGGGTGGACAGGGTAGGCGGGCGGACAGTGCAGACGGCGCGAGCGACCGCGCGTCAGGCGACAGTGTGAAAACTGAGGATTAATCCATCGTCT
Encoded here:
- a CDS encoding DUF2934 domain-containing protein gives rise to the protein MNVDERIRQRAYEIWEAEGHPEGREAEHWQQARDEMEPSDKEGDAQAGSVESSVAMPKSDSTH
- a CDS encoding ATP-binding protein, whose product is MTQTLNYQAIFEAVPNLHLILAPDQDFTILAASDAQLRATHTRREESVGRPVFDVFRKNPDDPTEFGTGVLRDSLERVLRSRAPDRMAITRYDIPRPAALGGGFELRYWRPLNVPVLDQRGEVLYIIHQVEDVTEEVQREHSDSLSHFEERFRAALLASGIGTFTWFLSDGSLSLDSSLEQIFHLPLGQQVTSVDGFVQQVHPDDRAHVRLAFDHYAKGDDFTAEFRLVNAGAECWLACKAKAFRDANGTLAYVAGACTDISARRYAEDALRVSENSLRQLNETLEARVATEVTERSRAEEALRQAQKMEAVGQLTGGIAHDFNNLLTGIIGSLDLMQRRHQRNEPLELERYIGAAVTSAQRAAALTQRLLAFSRQQALDLRAVDVNQLVASLEDLLHRTTGENITIETRLSGGLLPACMDVNQLETALINLVINARDAMPYGGRITLSTASFTMGKSPDSNKSGMAAGEYVLLSVVDTGTGMAPNVMARAFEPFFTTKPIGQGTGLGLSMVYGYIKQSKGYIQIESEPDIGTRVHLYLPVHQGEVTALAHEPERTPTGAGETILVVEDEPVVRALVVEVLNELGYETLEAGEASEALRITESGQRIDLLISDVGLPGMNGRQLADIARQQRPGLKVLFATGYAESFAANDFLGPDMAVITKPFAIDVFATKVGEILGNG
- a CDS encoding LysR substrate-binding domain-containing protein, with protein sequence MKTNLDEMLAFVSVVDSGSISAAAVQLDQTASGVSRALSRLEDKLAVTLLRRTTRRLELTEEGEVFLAQARRILASVEEAEEQMALRRQAPAGRLRVNTASPFMLHVLAPLIGDFRARYPLIELELHSDDRIIDLLERRIDLAIRIGPLPDSSLHARPLCHTMRRVLASPAYLQPHGVPLQVEDLADHSLIGFTEPDRLNDWPLRHALGESWRITPALRASSGDTVRELALAGEGLVCLSDFMTDRDRQRGDLMEVLAAQRVDVRQPINAVYYRNTALASRIACFIDFLSERLGA
- a CDS encoding gamma carbonic anhydrase family protein, producing MSIRTYQNHTPRLGQRVFVDPSAVLIGDIEIGEDSSVWPLTVIRGDMHRIRIGARSSIQDGSVLHITHAGPYNPDGFPLTIGDEVTVGHKVTLHGCTLGSRILVGMGSIVMDGVVVEDEVIIGAGSLVPPGKTLESGYLYVGSPVKQARPLTDKERSFFSYTAGNYVKLKDQHIAERG
- a CDS encoding DUF421 domain-containing protein; its protein translation is MEGMFFSSGTTLIRTLVVGVLAYISLVLLLRLSGRRTLSKMNAFDLVVTVALGSTFATILLNRDVSLAEGVLAFALLIGLQYVVTWSSVRVAWVRRTVTGEPALLFFRGRFLGDAMRVARVTEDEVRAAARSQGLAALDGIEAVVLETDGSFSVITDGAGDSRSTLAGVHVPEAGESGV
- a CDS encoding REP-associated tyrosine transposase; protein product: MPNYRRSRAAGGTWFFTVTLADRRSSLLVDEIDRLRAVYREAQVRRPFRTVAICVLPDHLHAIWTLPDGDIDYAGRWSLIKSQFSRQLPSSTPRPSQSRKREKGIWQRRYWEHQIRDEVDLQGHVDYLHYNPVKHGFCTSVAQWPHSSFHHFVCEGLLPVDWGGDHTDRRGMLAGERN
- a CDS encoding YdgA family protein; its protein translation is MKKLALAVAVPLAIFGAATFYTSTQVESTARDAVDQANLKLREMGIGAGADTSITLLSFERGLLSSAARYQVDINVPDDEGNDRQYTLLFNDHLEHGPFPISRLARGQLMPVAAQSRFELERTPLTQKLFDAAAGETPLVGDVTIGYDGGQSGDVRTAAFNIEDEDGTVRIAAGAVNFEADKDATAVRMDGQVPEIDFDLQRDGRPVRTKLSGIGLTADKHDYANGIGFGPSALTLERMEIRIGDDPAVVIQNASVDEVLSRGSRGLDQSIAYRIGEVSAKGQTFRNLALAFSLRNLEESSLNALVASYKEILDSSATPQESFAGMTDAQQQELQAHALALLEHKPTLALDEFGFETAHGVASLSVVLDLQSPSAEAFTPDAMITSMLASLKAEAAVDKGLVRDIAGLVAQNDLRDGQLDPAALQQETEAATELFSGMALNTGWSRLKGERLVSSLHYADNRVTFNGREMSVQEFVGFAFGSVQNVGLLGQ
- a CDS encoding VOC family protein, yielding MTLSPFHLAIPVYDLAAARAFYGELFGCPEGRSSEHWVDFDFFGHQLVIHEAPKMAHQEAAHSNPVDGHDVPVPHFGVVLGWETWEVLAERLKARSTRFVIEPYVRFQGQVGEQATMFLLDPCGNALEFKAFKDIGQLFAQ
- the pgm gene encoding phosphoglucomutase (alpha-D-glucose-1,6-bisphosphate-dependent), with protein sequence MSIAANAGRLPDPHTLTHLPRLVARYYSDRPDPSDPVQQVAFGTSGHRGSSLKGSFNEWHILATTQAICDYRRQEGIDGPLFMGMDTHALSEPAFISALEVLAANGIETRIDAGCPETSGEPGYTPTPAISNAILSYNRGRTSGLADGIVITPSHNPPGDGGFKYNPTNGGPADTGVTKWIQERANALLVAGLDGVKRMDYRQALKASTTQRFDFIDAYVGGLERVIDLDAIRGSGLKFAVDPLGGAGVHYWPRIAERFGLPLEVLSTVVDPTFRFMRLDWDGKIRMDCSSPHAMAGLIENKDRFDVAFACDTDHDRHGIVTRSGGLMNPNHYLAVAIEYLFTHRPGWSAEAGIGKTLVSSSMIDRVAAGIDRRLVEVPVGFKWFVDGLMDGSLGFGGEESAGASFLDKQGGAWSTDKDGLILGLLAAEITAVTGKDPSERYKALTDRFGAPVYQRIDAAANREQKARLSKLSASQVSAKELAGQPITRILTEAPGNGAAIGGLKVETANGWFAARPSGTEDVYKIYAESFEGEAHLARIQAEAKALVDSVLAG